GTTGGTCGATGTGTTTGATGTGGAGTCGTTCGACAAAGAGGTGGAAAAGGCGGTCGGCCCTGCGGCCAAGGCGGACACCATTGCCAGCCGGACCTTGCGGACCATCCACGAGCGCATGGATGAGGATCCGGTTTTTTACCGCAAGTTCGCCGAGCTGATCCAACAGGCAATTGACGATTATCGCCGCAAGCGCATCAGCGATGCCGAATACCTGCGTCGCTCCGAAGACTATCTGCAAACCATTCGGCGCGGTCGTGACGCGGAGATGCCGGAACATCTCAAAGAGTATGCTGAAGCGCCGTCCTACTATGGCGTGGTCGGCGAGACGCTGGCCGCCTATGGCAAAGGGTCGGAGTTAAACGACATCGCCGCGCGTGTTGCTGTCGATATTGAGAAAATCATTGCCCGACGCAAGATTCGCGACTGGTCGCGCACGGAGGACGTGCTCAAACAGATGCAGAATGATATTGACGATTATCTGTTTGATCTGCGTTCCGAGCTCGGGTTTGCACTCAGCCCGGAAGAGATGGACGCCATCATCGAGCGTTGTCTTGCCATTGCTAAAAAACTGACGGACCGATGATGGTAATACAGGAGGACAGCGTGCACTGGGGGCGCACCCTCATCTCCTACAGTGTTGAGTTTTTCGAGCGCAAGACCCTGGCCATTTCCGTGCATCCCGATCTGTCGGTCAGCGTCAAAGCGCCACTTCATACCGAACTGGAGGTGGTGCGGGAAAAAGTTCTGAAACGGGCCGCCTGGATTCAGCGGCAATGGCGGGAATTTGAACTGTATCTGCCCAAGCAGCCGCCGCGCAGTTATGTCAACGGCGAAACCCACCGCTATTTGGGACGCCAGTACCGGTTACGCGCAGAACAGGGCGCAACGCAAAGCGTTAAATGTCTGCGCGGTTATTTCCGGGTTACACTCTGTGACGAACCCACTCCGGAAAAAGTCCGATGTTTACTTGAACGCTGGTATCGGGAACGCGCCGGGATTCTATTTCGCGAGCGCTTGCGAATCTGCCTGCGGCGCGCTGTCGGGGAGGGCATCCGCGAACCGCAGCTGCGGATTCAGAGAATGAGGAATCGCTGGGGCAGTTGCTCCGCCAAGGGACGCATCATCCTCAACCTGGAGCTGATCAAAGCGCCGACGGAGTGCATCGATTACGTCATTTTTCATGAGCTCTGCCATTTGCGGGAACGGCACCATGGCCCCAGGTTCTGGCGTCTACTGGCAAAGCTGATGCCTGATTATGAGCAGAGGAGAAAACGTCTGAATTTGTTTGCGGATGTCTAAGCGCTGAGTTCGAACAATAAAAAACCCGATACACGAATGTATCGGGTTTTATCTTTTTTGGTGCCGAAGGCGAGACTCGAACTCGCACGACCAATTGGCCACCACCCCCTCAAGATGGCGTGTCTACCAGTTCCACCACTTCGGCGCTAACGAGGTTGTATTTATACTGATTCGACCGGCTTTTTGTCAATAGAGAATACGGTCGATAAACACTTTTTTTTTACAACAAAATTGCCTGGTAATTTTTACCTATTCAGCGCTTTGCTGTTGCTGGGTTTGTACCGGTTGAACCTGATCCGGCATCAGGCTGTCAGAGCCGGGTTTGCCGTACAGATAAGCCAGAGACAGGCTGGTCAGCATAAAGATAAATGCTGCAAGTGTGGTCATTTTGCTCATGAAGCTGCGACCACCGGAAGCACCGAAAACGGTTTGGCTGGCACCAGCGCCAAAGGACGCACCAGCCTCAGCCCCTTTACCGGCCTGAAGCAGAACGATCACGATAAGAGCGATGCATACCAGAACATGTACCGTCAGCAAAAAAGGAATCATGGCGAGCTTGATCTCCTGTTAGGGTCATTAATAGGGTGTTAAAGAAGGTGTTAAAGAACACCGGTTTGCAAACAGCGAAGCACCATAACATAACTTGGGTGGACTGCCAAGAGATGTTTTTTGCTGTTGTTGGAACCTCGCAAAAGCCTGGCCGTGCATGATGCGTTGAGGACTGATACCTCTTACATCCCGGCCATTTTCAACGTTTTTTTATAACGGACAATGGCAGAAAAATCTTCAGCGTTCAAACTGGCACCACCCACTAAGGCACCATCGATGTCACTTTCAGCCATCAGTTCGCTGATGTTGCCGGGCTTGACGCTGCCGCCATAGAGAATGCGACATTGAGAGGCAATCTCTGCACCGTAGCTGCCGTGCAGCAAACCGCGAATGTACGCGTGAACTTCTTCGGCTTCTTCACAGCTGGCGGTTTTGCCGGTGCCGATGGCCCAGATCGGCTCATAGGCCAGAATGACTTGGCCCATCTGCTCGGGGCTGATCTCTTCCAACGCGCTGCGTACCTGATCCGCGATCACTTCGAACAATTCACCACTTTCACGCTGCTCCAGGGTTTCGCCGATGCAGATAATGGCCGTCAGGCCGTGCTTGATAATCGCGCGGGCCTTGACATTGACGAAGTGGTCGGTTTCACCGAAGTACTGACGGCGCTCGGAATGGCCGACGATGATATGGCTGCAGCCGACATCGGCCAGCAGAGGCACAGACACTTCGCCGGTATAGGCACCGTCGTCCATGCAGTGGCAGTTTTGCGCGGCCAGCTGAACGGTGGTCCCGGCGCAGATTTTTCCAACCTCAGAAAGGGATGTGAACACCGGGGCAATCACGATTTCGGTTTCCGTGACATCGCTTAAGTCATTGACCAGGGCCTGGGCCAGCTGGCAGGACGCATCGACAGTGTTGTGCAGTTTCCAGTTTCCGGCAATGAGTGGTTTACGCATTGAAACATTCTCCTGTGGGACTGGATGAGTTTATTGATCGGTCAGCGCGGCAATGCCGGGCAGGGTTTTGCCTTCAAGGAATTCCAGAGAGGCCCCGCCACCGGTGGAGATGTGGGTCATCTGATCGTTGAGGCCGGCCTGGTTAACGGCAGCCACCGAGTCGCCACCGCCGATGATGGAGATGGCGTCTGATTGGGCCAGTGCTTCAGCGACGGCAAGGGTGCCTTTGGCAAAGGACGGAAATTCAAACACGCCCATAGGGCCGTTCCAGACGACGGTTGCGGCCTCGGTCATTTTGGCGGCATAGGCCTGAGCGGTTAGCGGGCCGATATCAAGACCCATCTCGTCGTCAGGGAACGCCTCATTGGTGTAGACACTGGCGACGGCATCCTTGTCAAAGGCTTTAGCGGTGACATGATCAACGGGCAGCATCAGTTCGACACCGTTTTTCTCCGCCTTGGCCATCAGTTGACGGGCCAGGTCAAGTTGGTCGAGTTCCACCAGCGAAGTGCCGATCTCCAGACCCTGAGCTTTCAGAAACGTATAAGCCATGCCGCCGCCAATGAGCAGGGCGTTGACTTTGTCAAGCAGGGTGTCAATGACGGTGATTTTGTCGCTGACTTTTGCCCCGCCGATCACAGCGACAAACGGACGCTTGGGCGCGTCGAGGGCCTGGCCGAGATATTCGAGCTCTTTGGCCATCAGGAAGCCGGCCGCCGCTGGTTGTAGCAGGCGGGCGATCCCTTCCGTGGAAGCATGGGCGCGGTGAGCCGTACCGAACGCATCGTTGACGTAGATGTCAGCCAACTCGGCGAGCTGGGCGCAAAATTCCGGGTCGTTTTTCTCTTCGCCGGGGTAGAAGCGCATGTTCTCCAGCAGCAACACATCGCCGTCGTTCATGGCAGCAATTTGAGCTTTGACGTCGTCACCGACGCAATCCTTGGCCATGACAACGGGCTGGCCGAGCAGGTTGGCCAAGTAGGGTGCCACCGGCGCCAGACTGTATTCCGGTTTGAAGCTGCCTTTGGGACGGCCGAGGTGAGACGCGAGGATCAGCTTGCCACCGTGCTCAATGATATAACGGATGGTAGGCAGTGCTGCGACAATCCTGGTGTCATCGGTAATGGTTTGCGCGCTGTCGAGTGGAACGTTGAAGTCGACGCGGCAGAAAACCCGCTTGCCTTTTAATTCAAGTGCGGTGACAGAAATTTTGTTGAGCATGTGCCTGTGTTCTCCTGTGGCTGGTTCTGTGAACCCCTCAGCGGCGAGGAGTTGGTTGAGTGCATGCAAAAACAGGAGATGCCGCCATGGCATCTCCTGATGGATTGATTGCGTCTGTTTTATTTAACTGCGGGCAATGTGGCTGACCAGGTCAACCACGCGTGCCGAGTAACCCCATTCGTTGTCGTACCAGAGTAGAACTTTGACCAACGTCTCGTCCATGACTGTTGTCGACAGGGAGTCAAAAATGGCGGATGCCGGATGGCCGTTAAAGTCGATTGAGACCAGAGGCTCGTCACAGTATTCAAGAACACCGTTGAGCGGTCCCTCGGCGGCTTGAGCCATCAGGGCGTTGATCGCATCAACACTTGTGGGCTTCTCGGTTTCGATGACCAGGTCAATAAGCGAAACATTCGGCGTCGGTACGCGTACCGATAGCCCGGTCAGTTTTCCTTGCAGACCCGGCAGAACCTGACCGACGGCTTTTGTTGCGCCGGTGGTGGTCGGGATCATCGACAGCGATGCTGCTCGCGCACGACGCAAGTCTTCATGGGGCAGGTCGAGAATGCGTTGATCATTGGTGTACGAGTGGATCGTCGTCATGCTGCCGCGAACAATACCCACGGAATCCAACAGCAGCTTGGCGACCGGTGCCAGGCAGTTGGTGGTGCAGGAGGCATTGGAGATGATGTCGTGCTGTGCCGGATCGTATTGCTCAAAGTTGACGCCGCGAACGACGGTCACGTCAGAATTTTTTCCGGGTGCACTGATCAGAACTTTTTTAGCACCTGCTGTTAAGTGTTTGGCGGCATCTTCCCGTTTGCGAAAACGGCCTGTTGATTCAACAACAATCTCAACACCCATCTCCTGCCAGGGCAGGTCTTCCGGGTTTTTTTCACAGGTGATTTTGATGGCCTGACCGTTGACGTAAAGGATGTCTCCTTCTGTTTTGACGTCGCCGGAAAACGTGCCGTGAACGGAGTCGTATTTGAGCAAGTGGGCCAGGGTGGCAGCGTCCGTCAGATCATTAATGGCGACGATGTCAAAATCCGGATGTCCCTGAGCGATACGCAGTACATTGCGGCCGATGCGACCAAAGCCGTTAATGGCGACTTTTGTTGCCATGGTCAGCCCTCCTTCAGATAGGATTGAAAAAAGATTCGCATTGTAAAAGACAGGATGGAACTTTGTCCGCCAACGTGGCAAATCATATAAAGGGGTTGGGGGTTCGTCAAGCGTTAAGCCCGAGAAAACAGGGAATTTATCGGTATAAAATGAAATGCTCATTCTCTGGGCGCTGTTTGGGGGAGATCCGGTGGCGCTAAAGCGGAGTGAAACGGTCCCTTTTTCTCGCGAATAAAGCTAAAAAGCCCCGGCAGATGCCTTGCCCTTTTATGGTAGCTGTGCTATTTAGAGCCTGACCGAATTTTCAGCGAAAATGGTGGTGCTGGCGACTGAAATCGCGATGCTTTTTTCTTGCTGCCGACACTGATTTCCGGTATACCCGTGAACGTTTTAGCCGGACTCTTTTAATCGTGCGGTCCGACTTAACGAGAAAAGCCGAATGGCCGGTGGTCCGGTTTCGGTTGGAGAGCCTGACGTGCGAATCTGTCAACTGGCCAGCGGCAGTAAGGGAAACTCGCTGTATATCGAAAGTGAAAAGACCCGTATCTTGATTGATGCTGGTCTTTCTGCGTTACAGATCAGCCGTCGCCTTGAACAGATCGGTGTCGATGCGGACAGTCTGGATGCTGTGTTTGTCACCCACGAACACTCGGATCATTGCCGCGGGCTGGGGCCGTTGTCCCGGCGACATAACTTACCGATTTTTTTTCACCCTGACACCCATGCGGCTGTCGATAAGCTCGGCAAGGTGGAAGAACGTTTTTTTGATATTGGCGAAACGATTACCCTTCAGGATATTCAGGTACAGCCGTTTCCCATCACCCATGATGCCGCAGCTCCGGTCGGTTTTATCGTAGAGACCCGTGAGGGCAAAATCGGTGTGGCGACCGATATGGGGATTGCGACACGGTTAGTGCAGCAGAGCCTGCAACACTGTCGGGTGCTGGTGCTGGAAACCAATCATGATGAAGAGATGCTGCGTGACGGGCCGTATCCCTGGCCGCTGAAACAACGCATCCGCAGCCATCATGGTCATTTGTCCAATCGGGATGGTGCCAATCTGTTGCAAGAGGTGTTATGGGAAGGGTTGGACGCGGTCTTTCTTGCCCATTTAAGTGAGACGAACAATACACCGCAACTGGCACAGCACTCCGTGATGCATGTGCTGGACAGGCAAAACCGTTGTCGGCCGCAGATGATTACCGGCGCTCCACATGTGGTGAGTTCGTGTTTTGAAACAACGTAATGGTGTGAAACCGAATGAAACGTGCTTTGTTCCGAAATCGGCAAGGCACGTTGTTGTGTCCGGTTTTGCTGTTAATAATTTATAGATGATAAACAGGCTCCCCGGCTCAAAAGGTCGGGAAAGTCACTCCCTTTTTTCTGCCAAGGAGACTCTATGGCCAGCAGAATTGTCGTCGCCCTGAAAGATGGCGTTCGCGATGCCCGCGGTGAGCGGGTGCGTCGTGAAATTCACGAACACCTCGGAATCCAACTGGATCAGGTTCGCACCATTGATGTCTATACCGTCGATGCCGAACTCAGTGACGAAGAACTGACCGCCGCGGCCGAAGGGCCGTTCAGCGATCCGGTGATTCAGAATGTCGCCATCAATCAACCGCTGGCCAAGGACTTCGACCTGCTGGTGGAAGTCGGTTTCCGCCCCGGTGTTACCGACAATGTTGGTCGTACTTCCCGCGAAGCCATCCAGTACCTGACCGGTCGTCGTTTTACTGACGATGAAGCGGTGTACACCTCGGTGCAGTATCTGCTCAACGGCCCGATTGATAAAGAGGCTGCAGAAAAGATCGCTTCCGGCTTTCTCGCCAACGGCCTGATCCAGCGCTGGACCATCGTCAGTCGCGATGAATTCGACCAGACCAACGGTCTGACCGTCCAGCCGCCCAAAGTGGTCAGCACGGCCACACCGCAGATTCGTACCTTGGATCTCAATGTCAGCGACGAAGCTCTGATGCAGATCAGCCGTGATGGTATGCTGGCACTCAACCTCGAAGAGATGAAAACCATCCAGGCTTTTATTGCCGACCCCGAGGTGCAGAAACAACGTGCTGCCGCTGGCGTACCCGCCCAGCTCACTGATGCCGAGCTTGAAGCGTTGGCCCAGACCTGGAGTGAGCACTGCAAGCACAAGATCTTCTCTGCGGAAATCAGCTACGACGATGGCGAGGGCAACACCGAGACCATCAATTCCCTGTTCAAAACCTATATTATGGGTGCCACCCGCGATATTCGCGCGGCAAAAGGTGACAAGGACTTTTGCCTGTCCGTCTTTAAGGACAATGCCGGGGTCATTGAGTTCACCGACGAGTGGAGCATGGTCTACAAGGTGGAAACCCACAACTCACCCAGTGCCCTCGATCCTTACGGCGGAGCGCTAACCGGTATTGTTGGCGTTAACCGCGATCCCTTTGGTACTGGCCGTGGCGCACGTTTGATTTTCAATACCGACGTGTTCTGTTTTGCCTCACCGTTTTACGATCAACCCCTGCCGCCGCGCCTGCTCCATCCGCGCCGCATTTTTGAAGGTGTGGTTGAGGGTGTTGAGCACGGTGGTAATAAGAGTGGTATCCCGACGGTTAACGGTTCGCTGGTGTTCGACGACCGCTTTGCCGGTAAGCCGCTGGTCTACTGTGGCAGCGCTGCGCTGATGCCTACTGAGCTGCACGGGCGTCCCGGTCATGAGAAAAAAGCCGAAGTGGGTGACCACATTCTGATGGTCGGTGGCCGCGTTGGTAAGGACGGTATCCACGGTGCGACCTTCTCTTCTGAAGAGCTCAACGAAGATTCGCCGGTCACTGCGGTTCAGATCGGCGACCCGATCACCCAGCGGCGTATGTTCGACTTTTTACTTATCGCGCGGGACAAAGGCCTTTACAACGCCATTACCGATAATGGCGCAGGTGGCCTGTCATCGTCCGTGGGTGAGATGTCTGAGGATACCGGCGGCTTTGAAATGCACCTGGATCGCTGTCCGCTGAAATACGCCGGTCTGCAGCCGTGGGAGATTCTCATCTCCGAGGCGCAGGAGCGTATGACCCTGGCGGTTCCACCGGAGAAGGTGGATGCCTTCATTGCCCTGGCCAAAGAGATGGATGTCGAAGCGACCGATCTTGGCGTGTTTACCGATTCCGGTTATTACCACTGCCTGTATCAGGGTGAAACCGCCACCTATCTGCCGATGTCCTTCCTCCACGAAGGCGCACCGCAGATGAAGATTCCTGCCAAGTGGGAAGTGAAGCAACACGCCGAACCGACCGCTGCGGACCTGCCGGCAGCCGACGAGGCGCTGGAAACTCTGCTCGGCAGCCTCAATGTCTGCTCCAAGGAGTGCGTGGTCCGTCGTTATGATCACGAAGTTCAAGGCGCGACAGTGCAGAAGCCGTTGACCGGTGTCGATAACGATGGCCCGGCTGATGGTTCGGTGGTCCGGCCGCTGTTTGATTCCTTCG
This is a stretch of genomic DNA from uncultured Desulfuromonas sp.. It encodes these proteins:
- a CDS encoding SprT family zinc-dependent metalloprotease; its protein translation is MMVIQEDSVHWGRTLISYSVEFFERKTLAISVHPDLSVSVKAPLHTELEVVREKVLKRAAWIQRQWREFELYLPKQPPRSYVNGETHRYLGRQYRLRAEQGATQSVKCLRGYFRVTLCDEPTPEKVRCLLERWYRERAGILFRERLRICLRRAVGEGIREPQLRIQRMRNRWGSCSAKGRIILNLELIKAPTECIDYVIFHELCHLRERHHGPRFWRLLAKLMPDYEQRRKRLNLFADV
- the secG gene encoding preprotein translocase subunit SecG, with amino-acid sequence MIPFLLTVHVLVCIALIVIVLLQAGKGAEAGASFGAGASQTVFGASGGRSFMSKMTTLAAFIFMLTSLSLAYLYGKPGSDSLMPDQVQPVQTQQQQSAE
- the tpiA gene encoding triose-phosphate isomerase, with amino-acid sequence MRKPLIAGNWKLHNTVDASCQLAQALVNDLSDVTETEIVIAPVFTSLSEVGKICAGTTVQLAAQNCHCMDDGAYTGEVSVPLLADVGCSHIIVGHSERRQYFGETDHFVNVKARAIIKHGLTAIICIGETLEQRESGELFEVIADQVRSALEEISPEQMGQVILAYEPIWAIGTGKTASCEEAEEVHAYIRGLLHGSYGAEIASQCRILYGGSVKPGNISELMAESDIDGALVGGASLNAEDFSAIVRYKKTLKMAGM
- a CDS encoding phosphoglycerate kinase — encoded protein: MLNKISVTALELKGKRVFCRVDFNVPLDSAQTITDDTRIVAALPTIRYIIEHGGKLILASHLGRPKGSFKPEYSLAPVAPYLANLLGQPVVMAKDCVGDDVKAQIAAMNDGDVLLLENMRFYPGEEKNDPEFCAQLAELADIYVNDAFGTAHRAHASTEGIARLLQPAAAGFLMAKELEYLGQALDAPKRPFVAVIGGAKVSDKITVIDTLLDKVNALLIGGGMAYTFLKAQGLEIGTSLVELDQLDLARQLMAKAEKNGVELMLPVDHVTAKAFDKDAVASVYTNEAFPDDEMGLDIGPLTAQAYAAKMTEAATVVWNGPMGVFEFPSFAKGTLAVAEALAQSDAISIIGGGDSVAAVNQAGLNDQMTHISTGGGASLEFLEGKTLPGIAALTDQ
- the gap gene encoding type I glyceraldehyde-3-phosphate dehydrogenase — protein: MATKVAINGFGRIGRNVLRIAQGHPDFDIVAINDLTDAATLAHLLKYDSVHGTFSGDVKTEGDILYVNGQAIKITCEKNPEDLPWQEMGVEIVVESTGRFRKREDAAKHLTAGAKKVLISAPGKNSDVTVVRGVNFEQYDPAQHDIISNASCTTNCLAPVAKLLLDSVGIVRGSMTTIHSYTNDQRILDLPHEDLRRARAASLSMIPTTTGATKAVGQVLPGLQGKLTGLSVRVPTPNVSLIDLVIETEKPTSVDAINALMAQAAEGPLNGVLEYCDEPLVSIDFNGHPASAIFDSLSTTVMDETLVKVLLWYDNEWGYSARVVDLVSHIARS
- a CDS encoding MBL fold metallo-hydrolase; translation: MRICQLASGSKGNSLYIESEKTRILIDAGLSALQISRRLEQIGVDADSLDAVFVTHEHSDHCRGLGPLSRRHNLPIFFHPDTHAAVDKLGKVEERFFDIGETITLQDIQVQPFPITHDAAAPVGFIVETREGKIGVATDMGIATRLVQQSLQHCRVLVLETNHDEEMLRDGPYPWPLKQRIRSHHGHLSNRDGANLLQEVLWEGLDAVFLAHLSETNNTPQLAQHSVMHVLDRQNRCRPQMITGAPHVVSSCFETT
- a CDS encoding phosphoribosylformylglycinamidine synthase subunit PurS, yielding MASRIVVALKDGVRDARGERVRREIHEHLGIQLDQVRTIDVYTVDAELSDEELTAAAEGPFSDPVIQNVAINQPLAKDFDLLVEVGFRPGVTDNVGRTSREAIQYLTGRRFTDDEAVYTSVQYLLNGPIDKEAAEKIASGFLANGLIQRWTIVSRDEFDQTNGLTVQPPKVVSTATPQIRTLDLNVSDEALMQISRDGMLALNLEEMKTIQAFIADPEVQKQRAAAGVPAQLTDAELEALAQTWSEHCKHKIFSAEISYDDGEGNTETINSLFKTYIMGATRDIRAAKGDKDFCLSVFKDNAGVIEFTDEWSMVYKVETHNSPSALDPYGGALTGIVGVNRDPFGTGRGARLIFNTDVFCFASPFYDQPLPPRLLHPRRIFEGVVEGVEHGGNKSGIPTVNGSLVFDDRFAGKPLVYCGSAALMPTELHGRPGHEKKAEVGDHILMVGGRVGKDGIHGATFSSEELNEDSPVTAVQIGDPITQRRMFDFLLIARDKGLYNAITDNGAGGLSSSVGEMSEDTGGFEMHLDRCPLKYAGLQPWEILISEAQERMTLAVPPEKVDAFIALAKEMDVEATDLGVFTDSGYYHCLYQGETATYLPMSFLHEGAPQMKIPAKWEVKQHAEPTAADLPAADEALETLLGSLNVCSKECVVRRYDHEVQGATVQKPLTGVDNDGPADGSVVRPLFDSFAGISTAHGICPRYSDIDTYHMMACAIDEALRNYVSVGGNVDHVAGLDNFCWCDPVKSERTPDGEYKAAQLVRANKALYEYCLAFGVPLISGKDSMKNDYQIGDTKISIPPTVLFSVIGKVDDVRKTVTMDVKRPGDKIYLLGITKAELGASELYTQLGFVGNSVPTVDAHTALLRYRTLNRAQQAGLIASCHDLSDGGLGVAAAEAAFAGGFGLAIDLSQVRCNGTLSDLEILYSESQSRLLVTVAPDKAEEFHKLFAGQEVSLLGEVTAEPRLKVTGLDGAVIIDRENAVLKEAWQAPLREM